A DNA window from Pseudomonas sp. GD03919 contains the following coding sequences:
- a CDS encoding arsenate reductase ArsC, with the protein MKVLFMCTANSCRSILSEAMFNHLAPSEHQAVSSGSFPRGEVLPRTLLTLREAGITTEGLSSKGNDAFEGCPPDIVITVCDKAAGEACPVYFGPALKAHWGLEDPSHVEGDEASIDAAFQATLAHIERRCRAFLALPLADMSRDELQQALNRIGQL; encoded by the coding sequence ATGAAAGTCCTGTTCATGTGCACGGCCAACAGCTGCCGCAGCATCCTCTCCGAAGCCATGTTCAACCACCTGGCGCCCAGCGAGCACCAGGCGGTGAGCTCGGGAAGCTTCCCGCGCGGTGAGGTGCTGCCGCGCACCCTGCTGACCCTGCGCGAGGCTGGCATAACCACCGAGGGCCTGAGCAGCAAAGGTAACGACGCCTTCGAAGGCTGCCCGCCGGATATCGTCATCACCGTCTGCGACAAGGCAGCCGGCGAAGCCTGCCCGGTGTACTTCGGCCCGGCGCTGAAAGCCCACTGGGGCCTGGAAGATCCGTCCCACGTGGAAGGCGACGAGGCCAGCATCGACGCCGCGTTCCAGGCCACCCTGGCGCATATCGAACGACGCTGCCGCGCCTTCCTCGCCCTGCCCCTGGCGGACATGAGCCGCGACGAGCTGCAGCAGGCGCTCAACCGTATCGGCCAGCTGTAA
- a CDS encoding nucleotidyltransferase family protein, with protein MNLVARLQNLIANDPRRLRILQQVRGLDLPDCWVAAGFVRSAVWDHLHQRTPSPLPEDIDVIWFDRCQLCPARDAELETILRQQDESLQWSVKNQARMHLRNGDAPYASATEAMRHWPEPATAVAIRLDEQDRLEVAAPLGLEDLFDLVVRPAGRFKGEKQPIYQQRLRDKNWLATWPKLKVLG; from the coding sequence ATGAACCTCGTTGCTCGCCTCCAGAACCTGATTGCCAACGACCCTCGGCGCCTGCGCATCCTGCAGCAGGTGCGCGGGCTCGACTTGCCCGATTGCTGGGTAGCCGCCGGCTTCGTGCGCAGCGCAGTCTGGGATCACCTGCACCAACGCACGCCCTCGCCGCTACCAGAAGATATCGATGTGATCTGGTTCGACCGCTGCCAGCTCTGCCCTGCTCGCGATGCTGAGCTGGAGACGATCCTGCGCCAACAGGACGAATCGCTGCAGTGGTCGGTGAAGAATCAGGCACGCATGCATCTGCGCAATGGCGATGCACCTTATGCCTCGGCTACCGAAGCGATGCGGCACTGGCCAGAGCCCGCGACGGCGGTGGCCATAAGACTCGATGAACAAGACAGGCTGGAGGTCGCTGCGCCGCTCGGCCTGGAGGATCTGTTTGACCTCGTGGTGCGACCGGCGGGGAGATTCAAGGGCGAGAAGCAGCCGATCTACCAGCAAAGACTGCGCGACAAGAACTGGCTAGCGACTTGGCCGAAGCTGAAGGTGCTTGGGTAA
- a CDS encoding methyl-accepting chemotaxis protein — MEVQSSMGQLADNSRQLSGIARDVTERERLTQSDRTVQVVTAINELGSIVSEIARNAESAAIEAARVGEQDRGFAGVADEVRTLPSRFGASTEETRQVIDRLQNESRSAVETMAKGQRQSALSTQLDNLVGRFRL, encoded by the coding sequence ATGGAGGTGCAGAGCAGCATGGGCCAACTCGCCGACAACTCGCGTCAACTGTCGGGGATTGCCCGTGACGTGACCGAACGCGAGCGTCTGACGCAAAGCGACCGTACAGTGCAGGTGGTCACCGCGATCAACGAGCTGGGCTCAATCGTCAGCGAAATCGCCCGCAATGCCGAGAGCGCCGCCATAGAAGCTGCGCGGGTTGGTGAACAGGACCGAGGCTTCGCCGGGGTGGCCGATGAGGTACGTACCTTGCCCAGCCGCTTCGGCGCCTCCACCGAAGAAACCAGGCAAGTCATCGACCGTCTGCAAAACGAGTCACGCTCAGCCGTCGAGACCATGGCCAAGGGCCAACGACAAAGCGCGCTGTCGACGCAACTGGACAATCTGGTCGGGCGATTCCGGCTGTAA
- the arsH gene encoding arsenical resistance protein ArsH, which yields MNDDLPNLDLDLLPAQPSDSAPAPRILLLYGSTRPRSFSRLLVQEAARLLQHLGCETRIFDPSGLPLPDDAPVEHPKVQELRELMQWSEGQVWCSPERHGAMSAVFKAQIDWVPLAMGALRPTQGKTLAVMQVCGGSQSFNVVNQLRVLGRWMRMFTIPNQSSVPKAFLESGDDDRMQPSPYYDRLVDVMEELVRFTWLLRDHPELVDRYSERKESAEALSQRVNQRSI from the coding sequence ATGAACGACGACCTGCCCAATCTTGACCTCGACCTGCTGCCGGCCCAACCCAGCGACTCGGCTCCGGCGCCACGCATCCTGCTGCTGTACGGCTCCACCCGACCACGCTCGTTCAGCCGCCTGCTGGTGCAGGAAGCGGCGCGCCTGCTGCAGCATCTGGGCTGCGAGACGCGCATCTTCGATCCGTCCGGCCTGCCCCTGCCGGACGACGCCCCGGTCGAGCACCCCAAGGTGCAGGAGCTGCGCGAGCTGATGCAATGGTCAGAAGGCCAGGTGTGGTGCTCACCGGAGCGCCATGGCGCCATGTCGGCGGTATTCAAGGCGCAGATCGACTGGGTGCCGCTGGCCATGGGCGCGCTGCGCCCGACGCAGGGCAAGACCCTGGCGGTGATGCAGGTCTGTGGCGGCTCGCAGTCGTTCAACGTGGTCAATCAGTTGCGCGTACTCGGCCGCTGGATGCGCATGTTCACCATCCCTAACCAGTCCTCGGTCCCCAAGGCCTTTCTCGAATCCGGCGACGACGACCGCATGCAGCCGTCGCCCTACTACGACCGCCTGGTCGATGTGATGGAAGAGCTGGTGCGCTTCACCTGGCTGCTACGCGACCACCCCGAGCTGGTGGACCGCTATTCCGAACGCAAGGAGTCGGCCGAGGCGCTGTCGCAGCGGGTCAATCAGCGCAGCATCTGA
- a CDS encoding CitMHS family transporter — translation MLTLIGLLTICSLVVLLLIGRMSPVLPLIVVPLLGALAAGFGPEAISGFFTDGIGRVTAIATMFVFAITFFGVLQDTGLFRPLINGMVRLTRGNVIAVTVATAIIGMLAHLDGAGATTFLLTIPALLPLYKQLRMSPYLMLLLLALGAGIFNMLPWAGPLGRAAAVTGIEVTELWRPLIIIQGLGVALLIALAALLGWREQRHIAAGKTGDDEGVLVETVSTLHEPSAEELELERPRLLWVNAGLFLTVLVSLFSGVLPAGYIFMIGLCLALLINYPGGKVQMQRISAHAPAALSMGMIILAAGSMLGIFAGTGMLTAIAQDLAQVLPEPMVGQMHIVLGLFGLPMELLLSTDAYYFGLLPVTLEVVGAQGVEPASVVYALMIGNIIGTFISPFSPALWLALGLAGLDLGRHIRYSLWWMWGFSLVLFGAAWGLGLF, via the coding sequence TTGTTGACCTTGATTGGCCTGTTGACCATCTGCAGCCTGGTTGTGCTGCTGCTTATCGGGCGCATGTCGCCTGTTCTGCCATTGATCGTGGTGCCGTTGCTCGGCGCTCTGGCCGCGGGCTTTGGTCCCGAGGCGATTTCCGGTTTCTTCACCGATGGCATCGGCCGGGTGACGGCCATCGCCACCATGTTCGTGTTTGCCATTACCTTCTTCGGCGTGCTGCAGGACACCGGGCTGTTCCGCCCGCTGATCAATGGCATGGTGCGTCTGACCCGTGGCAATGTCATTGCCGTGACCGTGGCCACGGCCATCATCGGCATGCTGGCGCACCTCGACGGTGCCGGCGCCACCACCTTCCTGCTGACCATTCCTGCATTGCTGCCGCTGTACAAGCAACTGCGCATGAGCCCTTACCTGATGCTTCTGTTGCTGGCGCTGGGGGCGGGCATCTTCAATATGCTGCCCTGGGCCGGCCCGCTGGGCCGCGCTGCGGCGGTGACCGGTATCGAAGTCACCGAGCTCTGGCGCCCGTTGATCATCATTCAGGGCCTCGGCGTGGCGTTGTTGATCGCCCTGGCGGCCTTGCTGGGCTGGCGTGAACAGCGCCATATCGCCGCTGGCAAAACAGGTGATGATGAAGGCGTGCTGGTAGAAACCGTCAGCACCCTGCACGAGCCGAGCGCCGAGGAGCTCGAACTGGAGCGCCCGCGCCTGCTCTGGGTCAATGCCGGGTTGTTCCTGACCGTATTGGTGTCGCTGTTCTCGGGCGTATTGCCGGCCGGCTATATCTTCATGATCGGCCTGTGCCTGGCGCTGCTGATCAACTACCCCGGTGGCAAGGTGCAGATGCAGCGCATCTCGGCGCACGCACCCGCGGCCTTGAGCATGGGCATGATCATCCTGGCGGCGGGTTCGATGCTCGGCATCTTCGCCGGCACCGGCATGCTCACCGCCATCGCCCAGGATCTGGCGCAAGTACTGCCTGAGCCGATGGTCGGGCAGATGCATATCGTGCTGGGCCTTTTCGGCTTGCCGATGGAGCTGTTGCTGAGCACCGACGCCTATTACTTCGGCCTGCTGCCGGTAACCCTGGAAGTGGTCGGCGCGCAAGGCGTCGAGCCGGCCAGCGTGGTCTACGCGCTGATGATCGGTAATATCATCGGCACCTTCATCAGCCCGTTCTCGCCCGCGCTGTGGCTGGCGCTGGGCCTGGCCGGGCTGGATCTGGGCCGGCACATCCGTTACTCGCTGTGGTGGATGTGGGGCTTCTCCCTGGTGCTGTTTGGCGCAGCCTGGGGGCTGGGACTGTTCTAG
- a CDS encoding DUF3087 domain-containing protein: MFEIQPIDPSFYRQQTRRSTLIIALIFLALAMLCATASTQVFGTPGGDNFTWNLLGVLVGLGLTIALVRQQLWSRPFMAPAVYGWRLKRSLMRVTNVMHHVRAGVAQGDESAMKLLRFYHLGVTQMHQLDGNSSELSQMVREIDSHREAMQQQGLDIEQTRLDPAWLERVKAFKG, translated from the coding sequence ATGTTCGAGATTCAGCCTATCGATCCGTCCTTTTACCGCCAGCAGACGCGTCGCAGCACGCTGATCATTGCCCTGATTTTCCTGGCGTTGGCAATGCTCTGCGCCACCGCCAGCACACAGGTATTCGGCACGCCAGGCGGCGATAACTTCACATGGAACCTGCTCGGGGTACTCGTCGGCCTGGGCCTGACCATCGCCCTGGTACGCCAGCAACTCTGGTCGCGGCCGTTCATGGCGCCTGCCGTGTATGGCTGGCGTCTCAAACGCAGCCTGATGCGTGTCACCAATGTCATGCATCACGTCAGGGCGGGTGTGGCGCAGGGCGATGAAAGCGCGATGAAGCTGCTGCGCTTCTATCACCTGGGGGTGACCCAGATGCACCAGCTCGATGGCAACTCCAGCGAGTTGAGCCAAATGGTGCGTGAGATCGACAGCCATCGCGAGGCAATGCAGCAGCAGGGGCTGGACATCGAACAGACGCGGCTCGATCCAGCCTGGCTGGAACGGGTCAAGGCGTTCAAGGGGTAG
- a CDS encoding arsenic transporter, producing MLIAVAIFLFTLILVIWQPRGLGVGWSASLGAVLALLAGVVSLADIPTVWNIVWNATATFIAVIIISLLLDEAGFFEWAALHVARWANGSGARLFAFSILLGAAVSALFANDGAALILTPIVISMLLALRFSPASTLAFVMAAGFIADTASLPLVVSNLVNIVSADYFNIGFGAYAAVMVPVNLVSVAATLLVLWLFFRRDIPTRYEVAALQAPSQAIRDLSTFKVGWAVLLALLVGLFALEPLGIPISAVAAACAALLFAVAAHGKRIATGKVLREAPWQVVIFSLGMYLVVYGLSNAGLTAELTRLLDAFAAYGIWGAALGTGLLSALLSSLMNNMPSVLIGALAIDASQASGAVREAMIYANVIGCDLGPKITPIGSLATLLWLHVLARKGIRVTWGYYFKVGIVLTLPVLLLTLSALALRLSL from the coding sequence ATGCTGATCGCTGTCGCCATCTTCCTGTTCACCCTGATTCTGGTCATCTGGCAGCCGCGAGGCCTCGGCGTCGGCTGGAGCGCCTCGCTCGGCGCCGTACTGGCGCTGCTCGCCGGCGTAGTCAGCCTGGCCGACATCCCTACCGTGTGGAATATCGTGTGGAACGCCACGGCGACCTTCATCGCCGTGATCATCATCAGCCTGCTGCTCGATGAAGCCGGCTTCTTCGAGTGGGCAGCGCTGCACGTGGCGCGCTGGGCCAACGGCAGCGGCGCGCGCCTGTTCGCCTTCAGCATCCTGCTTGGCGCGGCGGTGTCGGCGCTGTTCGCCAACGACGGCGCGGCGCTGATCCTCACCCCCATCGTGATTTCCATGCTGCTGGCGCTGCGCTTCTCGCCGGCTTCGACCCTGGCCTTCGTCATGGCCGCCGGCTTTATCGCCGACACCGCCAGCCTGCCGCTGGTGGTGTCGAACCTGGTCAATATCGTCTCGGCCGACTACTTCAACATCGGCTTCGGCGCCTACGCGGCGGTGATGGTGCCGGTGAACCTGGTCAGCGTCGCCGCCACCCTGCTGGTGCTGTGGCTGTTCTTCCGCCGCGACATTCCCACACGCTACGAAGTGGCGGCGCTGCAAGCGCCGAGCCAGGCGATCCGCGACCTCAGCACCTTCAAGGTCGGCTGGGCGGTGCTGCTGGCACTGCTGGTCGGGCTGTTCGCCCTGGAGCCGCTGGGCATCCCGATCAGCGCTGTGGCCGCAGCCTGCGCCGCGCTGCTATTCGCCGTCGCTGCCCATGGCAAACGCATCGCCACCGGCAAGGTGCTGCGCGAGGCGCCCTGGCAGGTGGTGATCTTCTCCCTCGGCATGTACCTGGTGGTGTACGGCCTGAGCAATGCCGGCCTGACCGCTGAACTGACGCGCCTGCTCGACGCTTTCGCCGCGTACGGCATCTGGGGCGCGGCGCTGGGCACCGGCCTGCTCAGCGCGCTGCTGTCGTCCTTGATGAACAACATGCCCAGCGTGCTGATCGGCGCGCTGGCCATCGACGCCAGCCAGGCCAGCGGCGCAGTGCGTGAGGCGATGATCTACGCCAACGTGATCGGCTGCGACCTGGGGCCGAAGATCACCCCCATCGGCAGCCTGGCCACCCTGCTCTGGCTGCATGTGCTGGCGCGTAAGGGCATCCGCGTGACCTGGGGTTACTACTTCAAGGTCGGCATCGTGCTCACCCTGCCGGTGCTGCTGCTCACCCTTTCGGCCCTGGCCCTGCGCCTGAGCCTCTGA
- a CDS encoding alpha/beta hydrolase, with protein sequence MRLSRMRDVMAWTLVVLLLIVVALLGIRIAGLSSLPELEPWHRLVPQELDVGELDDGDWQTYVAAEAALFEQLWYELIEPVTASGEAPYSRYASDSPVYPGNLPHDWNRSFILSPPGPARGVVVLLHGLTDSPYSLRHIAQHLSEQGLLAVVPRMPGHGTVPAALTAAHWEQWLATTRLAVREARRQVPDGPLYLIGYSNGGALALRYSLAALEDEQLAMPQRLVLISPMIGVTSYARYAGLAALPAVLPAFAKSSWMSVLPEFNPFKYNSFPVQAARQTYELTREVQNAFDTAEGDGRLSRLPPVLAFQSLADNTVSTPAVVRNLFQRLPANGSELVIFDINRSQAAGSLLRADMSGLLEQLLPPATRDYDLTVVSVAAEQGRAVEARRIAAGSQQIQRVSLGVEYPSQLFSLSHVALPFPPSDPLYGSDPTPDENYGVALGTLAPRGEHGVLVVGLDSLQRATSNPFYDYLLQRIDEDLLVRSARLQ encoded by the coding sequence ATGCGTTTATCGCGCATGCGTGATGTGATGGCCTGGACGCTGGTAGTTCTGTTGTTGATCGTGGTGGCCTTGCTCGGCATTCGTATCGCCGGGCTATCATCGTTGCCCGAACTGGAACCCTGGCACCGCCTGGTGCCGCAGGAACTGGATGTCGGTGAGTTGGACGACGGCGACTGGCAGACCTATGTAGCTGCCGAAGCGGCACTGTTCGAGCAGCTGTGGTATGAACTGATCGAGCCGGTCACGGCGTCCGGCGAAGCGCCCTATAGCCGTTACGCTAGCGACAGCCCGGTCTATCCCGGCAATCTGCCGCATGACTGGAACCGCTCCTTCATCCTGTCGCCGCCAGGCCCGGCGCGAGGTGTGGTGGTGTTGCTGCATGGCTTGACCGACTCGCCCTACAGCCTGCGCCACATTGCCCAGCACCTGAGCGAGCAGGGCCTGCTCGCCGTGGTGCCGCGCATGCCTGGTCATGGCACGGTGCCGGCGGCGCTTACCGCTGCACATTGGGAGCAATGGCTGGCCACCACGCGTCTGGCTGTACGCGAAGCGCGGCGTCAGGTGCCAGACGGGCCGCTGTATCTGATCGGTTATTCCAATGGCGGGGCGTTGGCGCTGCGCTACAGCCTGGCGGCGCTGGAGGACGAGCAACTGGCCATGCCGCAACGCCTGGTGCTGATTTCACCGATGATCGGTGTCACCAGCTACGCCCGTTACGCTGGGTTGGCTGCCTTGCCAGCCGTTTTACCGGCCTTCGCCAAGTCGTCCTGGATGAGCGTGCTGCCGGAGTTCAATCCGTTCAAGTACAACTCCTTTCCGGTACAGGCCGCGCGGCAGACCTACGAGCTGACCCGCGAGGTGCAGAACGCCTTCGACACTGCCGAGGGCGATGGCCGTCTGTCGCGACTGCCACCGGTACTGGCCTTCCAGTCGCTGGCCGACAATACGGTGAGCACGCCGGCCGTGGTACGCAATCTGTTCCAGCGTTTGCCGGCTAATGGCAGTGAGCTGGTGATCTTCGACATCAATCGTTCGCAGGCGGCCGGCTCGTTGTTGCGCGCCGACATGAGCGGCTTGCTGGAACAGCTATTGCCACCGGCCACGCGTGACTACGATCTGACCGTGGTCAGTGTGGCTGCCGAGCAGGGCCGTGCGGTCGAAGCCCGTCGCATCGCCGCCGGCAGCCAGCAGATACAGCGTGTATCGCTGGGCGTGGAGTACCCGAGTCAGCTGTTTTCGCTGTCGCATGTGGCCTTGCCGTTCCCGCCCAGCGACCCGCTGTATGGCAGTGATCCCACTCCGGACGAGAACTACGGCGTGGCGCTGGGTACGCTGGCGCCGCGCGGTGAGCATGGCGTGCTGGTGGTGGGGCTGGACAGCCTGCAGCGGGCGACGTCCAACCCCTTCTACGACTACCTGCTGCAGCGCATCGACGAGGATCTGTTGGTGCGCTCTGCCAGGTTGCAATAG
- a CDS encoding MFS transporter, protein MSSPSSNPAAALSPGAILLIQLALALGGFAIGTGEFAIMGLMPNVAADLGVSEPQVGHVISAYALGVVVGAPVLALLGARLPRRILLLLLMGCFALGNFASALAPSYEPLLIFRFIAGLPHGAYFGIAMLVAASMAPPHKRAKAVSRVLAGLTVAILIGNPLATWLGQFMSWRYAFALVGIIAISTIAMVAIFLPADPHEQRSSPMGELRAFNRAPIWLALGIGAIGFAGMFCVFSYMAPTLLHVTQVGPGWIPLAMGVFGAGCIVGNSAGGWLFDRLRLRAVAWILAWSTLVLLVFPFAAHSLWTILPAIFALGTMIALGPALQTHLMDVATGAQTLAAASNHAAFNVANALGPWLGGLAISAGMGWTVTGYIGAATAIGGLLLFAWAWQVQQRNAAI, encoded by the coding sequence TCGGCGGCTTCGCCATCGGCACCGGCGAGTTCGCCATCATGGGCCTGATGCCCAACGTCGCCGCCGATCTTGGCGTCAGCGAGCCGCAGGTCGGCCATGTAATCAGTGCCTACGCCCTTGGCGTGGTGGTCGGTGCGCCGGTGCTGGCCCTGCTTGGCGCGCGCCTGCCACGACGCATCCTGCTGCTGTTGCTGATGGGCTGCTTCGCCCTCGGCAACTTCGCCAGCGCCCTGGCGCCGAGCTACGAGCCGCTGCTGATCTTCCGCTTCATCGCCGGTCTGCCGCACGGCGCCTACTTCGGCATCGCCATGCTGGTGGCGGCCTCCATGGCGCCACCGCACAAACGTGCCAAGGCGGTGAGCCGGGTGCTGGCCGGCCTGACCGTGGCCATATTGATCGGCAACCCGCTGGCCACCTGGCTCGGCCAGTTCATGAGCTGGCGCTACGCCTTCGCCCTGGTCGGCATCATCGCCATCAGCACCATCGCCATGGTGGCGATCTTCCTCCCGGCCGACCCGCACGAACAGCGCAGCAGCCCCATGGGCGAGCTGCGCGCCTTCAACCGTGCACCGATCTGGCTGGCGCTGGGCATCGGCGCCATCGGCTTTGCCGGGATGTTCTGCGTGTTCAGCTACATGGCGCCCACACTGCTGCACGTCACCCAGGTCGGCCCCGGCTGGATTCCGCTGGCCATGGGCGTGTTCGGTGCCGGCTGCATCGTCGGTAACAGCGCCGGTGGCTGGCTGTTCGACCGCCTGCGCCTGCGCGCCGTGGCCTGGATTCTGGCCTGGAGCACGCTGGTGCTGCTGGTTTTCCCGTTCGCCGCGCACAGCCTGTGGACGATCCTGCCGGCGATCTTCGCCCTCGGCACCATGATCGCCCTCGGCCCGGCGCTGCAGACTCACCTGATGGACGTCGCCACTGGCGCGCAGACACTCGCTGCCGCCTCCAACCACGCCGCGTTCAACGTCGCCAACGCGCTCGGCCCCTGGCTCGGCGGCCTGGCCATCAGCGCCGGCATGGGCTGGACGGTCACCGGCTATATCGGCGCCGCCACCGCCATCGGCGGCCTGCTGTTGTTCGCCTGGGCGTGGCAGGTGCAGCAGAGAAACGCAGCAATCTGA
- a CDS encoding metalloregulator ArsR/SmtB family transcription factor has protein sequence MPEHLSPPTLFKSLADETRARAVLLIVDQGELCVCELVCALGDSQPKVSRHLAQLRNSGLLQDRRQGQWVYYRLAPALPQWVRDVLAATLTANRTWLEQDASRLANMGDRPARLATCC, from the coding sequence ATGCCCGAGCACCTCTCCCCGCCCACTCTGTTCAAATCCCTGGCCGACGAAACCCGCGCCCGCGCCGTGCTGCTGATCGTCGATCAGGGCGAGTTGTGTGTCTGCGAGCTGGTCTGCGCACTGGGCGACAGCCAGCCGAAGGTCTCCCGCCATCTGGCACAACTGCGCAACAGCGGCCTGCTGCAGGATCGCCGCCAGGGCCAGTGGGTCTACTACCGCCTGGCGCCAGCCCTGCCGCAATGGGTGCGCGACGTACTGGCCGCCACCCTGACTGCAAACCGCACCTGGCTGGAGCAGGACGCCAGCCGCCTCGCCAACATGGGCGACCGCCCTGCCCGCCTCGCCACCTGCTGCTGA